Genomic window (Acidobacteriota bacterium):
CGGCCCATCCGCTTCGTCGTGATGGCGTCGAGGCCGAAGAAGGTGAAGAACAGGTTCGCCTCGATGCCCTCCATGCGGGCCCCGTTGGCCATGATCAGGCCCGGGTAGACGCCGTCCAGCCCGCCCTTGGAGATGATGATCGAAACCTTCTTGATCTTGTCGTCCATGATCCCCTCCCGGCCTCAGACGCAGCCCTCCGGCTTCTTCAGCCCGGCGATCCTGGCCGCCTTTTTGGCCGGGCCGCCGGGGAAGAGGGCGTAGAGGTCCTTGACGCTGATGACGCCGCTCTTGCTGAGGCGGCGGATGCTCGGCGCCTGGCCGGTCTCCCGGGACTCCTTCTGCATGTACTCGAGGACCTTCCAATGGGCCGGCGTGAGCTCGGCGATCCCCTCCTCCCGGGCGATGGCCGCGGCGATCTCGCGCGTCCACCGCGACGGGTCGGTCATGAAGCCCTCGGCGTCGACTTCGACGACGGCCGTTCCATACTGTTTCTGCGGCATTGTCACTCCTCCCTCCGGTTCGGTCCGGTTCTCTCTATCCCGTAGCGCCCGCGGCGGACGGGCGTTTCTTGCCGGCCATCGTCATCCGGTCGGAGATGAACGGCAGGGGCCGCCCCCGGATCATCAGACGCCAGTAGATCGGGCGGAAGGCGAGCTTGGCCCAATGGTTGAGGCGGCTCGGCTTGAGGAGCGGCAACGGGCCGACGACCGGGAAGGGGAAGCGCCCGGGGAGCGGCTCGACCTCGTAGTTGAAGTCGATCAGGATGGCCCGGCCGCGACCCGTTTCGATGAAGCAGTTGGCGTGCCCCTCGAACTCCGCCGCCAGGGGCCGCCCGGCGACGGCCCGCTCGACGTTGCCGGCCACCGTCCGGGCCTGGAAGTGGACGACCGAGCCGGCCTTCGACGCGGGCACGTTCGCCGCGTCGCCGATGACGAAGATGTTCTCGTGCCTCTTCGACCGGAGCGTCCTCGGGTCGGCCGGCACGAAGCGCAGCTCATCGCCCAAGCCGGAGGCCCCGATGACCTCGTCGCCCATGTTGGTCGGCACGGAGACGAGAAGGTCGTAGGCGACCTCGCGGCCGTCGTAGCCGACGAGCTTGCGGGCCGCGGCGTCGACGCGCTCGGCGACGAAATCGGGGACGACGCGGATCCCCCTTTCCTCGAGGAGGGCGCCGAGGGCGGCCGAGGCCGCGGGCCTGGTGAAGGGACCGGGCAGGGGGGTAACGTAAACGATGTCGACCGCGTCCCGCCGGCCGCGCCGAAGGAAGTGCCAGTCGGCGAGGAACGCGAACTCGAGCGGAGCGACCGGGCACTTTATGGGCATCTCGTTGACATGGACGGCCAGCGTCCCGCCCGTGAACGACTCGAGCCGGCGGGCCAGAGCCGCGCTGCCGCCGGGCGTATAGAAGTCGAAGGCCGTCTCGCGCCAGGCGTGGAGCAGGCCGGGCGTTTCCCCAGGCGCGATGTCGCAGCCGGTCGCGATAACGAGGATGTCGTAGGGAAGGGCCTCGCCGCCGCCGATCCGGACCTCGTTCCCGGCCGGGTCGATCCCCTCGATCGGGGCGATGACCAGCTCGACGCCGCCGGGCAGGAGCCCGGCCCGGTCCCTGACCAGCTGCCGGGGGGCATACAGGCCGAAGGGAACGAAGAGGAACCCCGGCTGGTAATAATGGTCCATGCTGCGGTCGACGACCGTGATGGCCCAGGCGGCCGGGGAGAGGCGCCGGCGGAGGATGTGGGCTATGGCGGTGCCGCCCGTCCCGGCCCCGAGGATGACGAGTCGTTTCATGGACAGCCCCTTTTGCCCCTCCGGCCCTGAAATACTACCATTATTATAGGATTAATTCAAGAGACCGGCGGCCGGGCGCCGGCGCCGCCGCTGTGCTAAGATGGCCGGCGGCGAGGTGCCGTATGAGCGGACGAGCGAAAGGACAGGCGCGGACGGCGTCCGGGACCGGGACCGCGGCCGCAGCTGGGACGGGAGCCCGGGCAGGCCGGAGCCATGGGGACAGGACCCGCTGCTGGGGCGCGCCCGACGATCCGTTGATGCGGGATTACCACGACTTCGAATGGGGCACGCCGCTCCACGACGACCGCAAGATCTTCGAGTTCCTCGTCCTGGAAGGCATGCAGGCCGGCCTGAGCTGGAAGCTCATCCTCGACAGGCGGGAGAACTTCAGGCGGGCCTTCCGGGAGTTCGATCCGGAGAGGGTGGCCCGGTTCGCCGGCCGGGACGTGCGGCGGCTGCTGGGGGACGCGGGGATCATCCGGAACCGGCTGAAGATCCTGGCTGCGATCAACAACGCCCGCCGCTTCCTCGAGGTCCGGAGGGAATTCGGGACGTTCGATCGCTACATCTGGGGCTTCGTCGGCGGGAAGCCGGTGCAGAACGGGCTGCGGTCGTTCGCGGCCATGCCGGCGCGCACCCCCCTGTCCGACGCCATCAGCAGGGACCTCAAGGCCCGGGGCTTCAAGTTCGTCGGCTCGACCATCGTTTATTCCCATATGCAGGCGACCGGCATGGTCAATGACCACCTGGTCACCTGCTTCCGGCACCGGGAGCTCCGATAACGGCATGACCCGGCCTTTTCGACCGATCCGCTTCGTCGCCGGCGAGTACGCCCGGGCATATCGCGGCCTGCCTCGGCGAGCCTGGATCCTCTTCGCGGTCAACCTGGTCAACTCGTCCGGTTCTATGGTCTTCTTCTTCCTGTCGCTCTACCTGACCCGGAAGATCGGCCTGACGGCGGCCCGGGCCGGCCAGGTCCTCAGCCTGTACGGCTTCGGCTCCCCGGCCGGGGCCTTCGCCGGGGGCTGGCTGGCCGACCGGATCGGGTCCATCCGCGTCCAGAAGCTGAGCCTGGCCGCCTGCGGCGTCCTGCTCATCGCCCTGGGCCGGGTCCCGACGCTGGCCGGGATCGTGCCCCTGCTCTTCGCCATGGCCCTCTTCGCGGGCATGCTCTTCCCGGCCAACGCGACATCGATGTCGAAGATCTGCCCGCCGGAGCTCCGGGTCAAGGGATTCGCTCTCAACCGGCTGGCCAACAACCTGGGGGCGACGATCGGCCCGGCCGTCGGCGGCGTGCTGGCCGTTCACAGCTACGGACTTCTCTTCTGGGCGGACGGGCTGAC
Coding sequences:
- a CDS encoding TusE/DsrC/DsvC family sulfur relay protein gives rise to the protein MPQKQYGTAVVEVDAEGFMTDPSRWTREIAAAIAREEGIAELTPAHWKVLEYMQKESRETGQAPSIRRLSKSGVISVKDLYALFPGGPAKKAARIAGLKKPEGCV
- a CDS encoding FAD/NAD(P)-binding oxidoreductase, translated to MKRLVILGAGTGGTAIAHILRRRLSPAAWAITVVDRSMDHYYQPGFLFVPFGLYAPRQLVRDRAGLLPGGVELVIAPIEGIDPAGNEVRIGGGEALPYDILVIATGCDIAPGETPGLLHAWRETAFDFYTPGGSAALARRLESFTGGTLAVHVNEMPIKCPVAPLEFAFLADWHFLRRGRRDAVDIVYVTPLPGPFTRPAASAALGALLEERGIRVVPDFVAERVDAAARKLVGYDGREVAYDLLVSVPTNMGDEVIGASGLGDELRFVPADPRTLRSKRHENIFVIGDAANVPASKAGSVVHFQARTVAGNVERAVAGRPLAAEFEGHANCFIETGRGRAILIDFNYEVEPLPGRFPFPVVGPLPLLKPSRLNHWAKLAFRPIYWRLMIRGRPLPFISDRMTMAGKKRPSAAGATG
- a CDS encoding DNA-3-methyladenine glycosylase I, which codes for MRDYHDFEWGTPLHDDRKIFEFLVLEGMQAGLSWKLILDRRENFRRAFREFDPERVARFAGRDVRRLLGDAGIIRNRLKILAAINNARRFLEVRREFGTFDRYIWGFVGGKPVQNGLRSFAAMPARTPLSDAISRDLKARGFKFVGSTIVYSHMQATGMVNDHLVTCFRHRELR